The following coding sequences lie in one Haladaptatus sp. DJG-WS-42 genomic window:
- a CDS encoding M81 family metallopeptidase, with protein sequence MSGETVVIGRIKHETHTFSSLTTDYDEFAATSLFYGDEIVPEFTDTNTDLGGFLDVADEQDWEVVPTVAANATPGGIVTDEALTSFLDSLVSGIEEADPDAVLLGLHGAMVAASHPDGDGYILERVREAAGDVPVMATLDLHANISDRMVELADGLFGYDTYPHVDIGETGREAAEAMAATLAGDLDPVVVVGRERLLPPLPPLQTAIEPMRSLLDSASRSEHAHTPDISVFGGYAYADVPEAGFSVVGVTDKGCADETRAVCAELASEAWDRRSEFDRSYTSVEAAATEAAEWNGENPLLLADISDNPGGGAAEDGTVLLDALLSAGVENAALAMLYDPAAVETAVEAGVGAAVKVELGGHTEANGDPLSVTGTVRRITDGTYRNRGPMSTGLQVSFGKTVVFDVDGISVIVGSHRQQPYDPEAFRSQGLTPEAHSVLVVKSTVHYRAGFEPLVGEIREVATPGMADPDLTQFTYEHVSRPMYPLDS encoded by the coding sequence GTGAGCGGTGAAACCGTCGTTATTGGGCGCATCAAACACGAGACGCACACGTTCTCGTCGCTCACGACCGATTACGACGAGTTCGCGGCCACGTCGCTGTTTTACGGCGACGAAATCGTCCCCGAGTTCACCGACACGAATACCGACCTCGGCGGCTTTCTCGACGTTGCAGACGAGCAGGACTGGGAGGTCGTCCCGACCGTTGCGGCGAACGCTACGCCGGGCGGCATCGTCACCGACGAGGCGCTCACATCCTTCCTCGACTCGCTCGTTTCAGGCATTGAGGAGGCAGACCCAGACGCGGTGTTGCTCGGCCTCCACGGCGCGATGGTCGCAGCGAGCCACCCCGACGGAGACGGCTACATCCTCGAACGTGTCCGCGAGGCAGCGGGCGACGTGCCAGTGATGGCGACGCTCGACTTACACGCGAACATCTCAGACCGAATGGTCGAGTTGGCAGACGGGTTGTTCGGCTACGACACCTACCCGCACGTGGACATCGGGGAGACCGGCAGGGAAGCCGCAGAAGCGATGGCTGCCACCCTTGCTGGCGATCTCGACCCAGTCGTCGTCGTGGGTCGCGAGCGGTTACTGCCGCCGCTGCCACCGCTCCAAACGGCCATCGAACCGATGCGGTCGCTTCTCGATTCTGCGTCGCGGTCAGAACACGCCCACACCCCCGACATTTCGGTGTTTGGGGGCTACGCCTACGCGGACGTGCCGGAAGCAGGCTTCAGCGTGGTTGGCGTCACGGACAAAGGCTGTGCAGACGAGACGCGAGCCGTCTGTGCAGAACTCGCGAGCGAAGCGTGGGACAGGCGAAGCGAGTTCGACCGGTCGTACACGTCGGTCGAAGCCGCGGCCACCGAAGCCGCGGAGTGGAACGGAGAGAACCCACTGTTGCTCGCAGACATCTCCGACAACCCCGGTGGTGGGGCCGCAGAGGACGGTACCGTGCTCCTCGATGCATTGCTCTCTGCGGGCGTCGAGAACGCCGCGCTCGCCATGCTGTACGACCCTGCAGCCGTGGAGACAGCCGTCGAAGCCGGTGTGGGTGCTGCGGTCAAAGTCGAACTCGGCGGGCACACGGAAGCAAACGGCGACCCGCTCTCGGTGACGGGCACGGTTCGGCGCATCACCGACGGAACGTACAGAAATCGCGGCCCGATGTCCACTGGGTTGCAAGTGAGTTTCGGGAAAACGGTCGTCTTCGACGTAGATGGCATCTCGGTTATCGTCGGCTCACACCGGCAACAGCCGTACGACCCCGAGGCGTTCCGAAGTCAGGGACTCACGCCCGAAGCCCACTCCGTACTCGTCGTGAAGAGTACGGTTCATTACCGCGCTGGCTTCGAGCCACTCGTTGGTGAAATCCGAGAGGTAGCGACGCCGGGAATGGCAGACCCAGACCTCACGCAGTTCACGTACGAACACGTTTCGCGACCCATGTATCCGCTCGATAGCTAA
- a CDS encoding aldehyde dehydrogenase family protein gives MVEYELLIDGDGREGEATLSVTNPATGESLGSVAKGTREQAREAIAAAARTKDEWASAAPSERTAALTTVADELEAVAGDLAYLLAEETGKPLATAEGEVGEAIAQFRFYAGVTDKVRGDTVPTPDHRFNYTKRVPYGVTAHIVPWNYPLLLGTRSIAAALATGNTLVVKPPSQAPLATMWVCELLVEATPAGVVNVVPGSGSEVGDELASNADVDAITFTGSVGVGQHVLSAAAEHITPVDVELGGKAPAIVLDDADVENAARGVVQGIFSNNGQNCVATSRLVVHESLHDELVSRILEKTERITLGPGTDPETDMGPVITDSALEEMLAYVEGATAEGATVIAGGKRPDDPALEDGHYLEPTIIDGVTNDMTVACEEIFGPVLSIITVDSTAEAIEVANDSRFALAASLWTDRLEATQLADDLDHGLVAVNSFPVSMPQSPWGGNKESGIGREGGLEGVEAFTTVNSVVVEFDEMEDPYL, from the coding sequence ATGGTCGAATATGAACTGCTCATCGACGGCGACGGGCGGGAGGGAGAAGCGACCCTCTCCGTCACGAATCCAGCCACTGGCGAGTCGCTTGGCAGCGTTGCGAAAGGGACGCGCGAGCAGGCTCGAGAGGCAATCGCCGCGGCCGCGCGGACGAAAGACGAGTGGGCAAGCGCCGCACCCAGTGAGCGCACAGCCGCGCTCACCACGGTCGCAGACGAACTCGAAGCGGTCGCGGGCGACCTCGCGTATCTGCTCGCAGAAGAGACGGGCAAACCACTCGCCACCGCAGAGGGCGAGGTTGGTGAGGCAATCGCCCAGTTCCGATTTTACGCGGGCGTGACCGACAAGGTGAGAGGCGACACCGTTCCAACCCCCGACCACCGGTTCAACTACACGAAGCGGGTACCCTACGGCGTGACGGCGCACATCGTCCCGTGGAACTATCCGCTGTTGCTCGGCACGCGGAGCATCGCCGCCGCGCTCGCCACCGGCAACACGCTGGTCGTCAAGCCGCCGAGTCAGGCACCGCTCGCAACGATGTGGGTGTGTGAACTCTTAGTCGAGGCGACCCCTGCAGGCGTCGTGAACGTCGTCCCCGGGTCGGGCAGCGAAGTCGGCGACGAACTCGCATCGAACGCCGACGTCGATGCCATCACGTTCACCGGGTCGGTCGGCGTTGGCCAGCACGTCCTTTCTGCGGCGGCCGAGCACATCACGCCCGTGGACGTGGAACTCGGCGGGAAAGCCCCCGCCATCGTCCTCGACGATGCCGACGTGGAAAATGCCGCCCGCGGCGTGGTACAGGGCATTTTCTCGAACAATGGGCAAAACTGCGTGGCCACCTCTCGACTCGTCGTCCACGAATCGCTCCACGACGAGTTGGTCTCGCGCATCCTCGAAAAGACCGAACGCATCACGCTCGGGCCGGGAACCGACCCCGAGACGGACATGGGACCGGTCATCACCGACAGCGCACTCGAAGAGATGCTGGCGTACGTAGAAGGGGCAACGGCAGAAGGTGCGACCGTCATCGCAGGCGGGAAGCGCCCGGACGACCCCGCCCTCGAAGACGGCCATTATCTTGAACCGACGATTATCGATGGCGTCACGAACGACATGACCGTCGCGTGCGAGGAAATCTTCGGGCCAGTGCTCTCGATTATCACGGTCGATTCGACCGCCGAAGCCATCGAGGTGGCGAACGATTCGCGCTTTGCGCTCGCCGCCTCGCTCTGGACAGACCGACTCGAGGCGACACAACTCGCAGACGACTTAGACCACGGCCTCGTCGCCGTGAACTCGTTCCCCGTCTCGATGCCACAGAGTCCATGGGGCGGGAACAAAGAGTCAGGCATTGGCAGAGAAGGCGGCCTCGAAGGCGTCGAAGCGTTTACGACGGTCAACAGCGTCGTCGTCGAGTTCGATGAGATGGAGGACCCCTACCTGTGA
- a CDS encoding glutamine synthetase family protein, with protein MSLQLDTADIDWVRLVWTDLNGVARGISLPKAEYEHATDEGVGFANGVAELTLEPGLLDDPKYGPESGDMMAIPDTDSLKPVSWEENTAMVFSDLTRVDGSQLDLCSRGVLKNVIAELEAEGYTPLAGIETEFSLMVETEDGLEPFNTRCSYDMDAVDQARSQFEDWREAMAAAGYEVTGAHQESQPGQYEVNIKYDDPLTAADGVMFFRHMLKAVSRRHGLKATMMPRPYSGEDANGMHFHLSLWDSTVEENQFAAAENNLDFPAGQHPAEGAGISDDARYFIGGLLDHMKALTAICAPTVNSYKRLIPGIWAPSSIAWGPDNRSTVLRIPPELGSASRIEHRVPDTSINPYLAMAATLAAGLDGIKNETDPGEPTTKNAYNEDYETLPRTLWGALQHLEQDEVLRDALGDDLVTEFIKIKRDEFDRYQNHVTSWERDEYLDEF; from the coding sequence ATGAGTTTGCAACTTGATACAGCCGACATTGACTGGGTCAGACTGGTGTGGACGGATTTAAACGGTGTCGCCCGCGGTATTTCGCTGCCGAAAGCGGAGTATGAACACGCCACAGACGAGGGTGTCGGGTTTGCAAACGGTGTCGCAGAACTCACGCTCGAGCCCGGCCTGCTCGACGACCCAAAGTACGGGCCAGAATCTGGGGATATGATGGCCATCCCTGACACGGATTCGCTGAAGCCGGTTTCGTGGGAAGAGAACACCGCAATGGTGTTCTCAGACCTCACGCGCGTCGATGGCTCGCAACTCGACCTCTGTTCGCGCGGCGTGCTCAAGAACGTCATCGCGGAACTCGAAGCGGAGGGCTACACGCCGCTCGCCGGAATCGAGACGGAATTTTCGCTCATGGTCGAGACCGAAGACGGCCTCGAACCGTTCAATACGCGCTGTTCGTACGACATGGACGCCGTAGACCAAGCGCGCTCGCAGTTCGAAGACTGGCGCGAGGCGATGGCCGCCGCGGGCTACGAAGTCACCGGCGCACACCAAGAGTCACAGCCCGGCCAGTACGAGGTCAACATCAAGTACGACGACCCACTCACGGCGGCAGATGGCGTCATGTTCTTCCGGCATATGCTGAAAGCCGTCTCGCGACGCCACGGCCTGAAAGCGACCATGATGCCCCGCCCCTACTCGGGCGAGGACGCAAACGGGATGCACTTCCACCTCAGCCTGTGGGATAGTACCGTTGAGGAAAACCAGTTCGCCGCAGCCGAGAACAACCTCGACTTCCCAGCAGGCCAACACCCCGCAGAGGGAGCCGGAATCTCGGACGACGCGCGCTACTTCATCGGCGGCCTGCTCGACCACATGAAAGCGCTCACCGCAATCTGTGCGCCGACGGTCAACTCGTATAAGCGACTCATCCCCGGCATCTGGGCACCCTCGTCGATTGCGTGGGGGCCGGACAACCGTTCGACGGTGCTCCGCATCCCGCCGGAACTCGGCAGCGCAAGTCGCATCGAACACCGCGTCCCTGACACGTCGATTAACCCGTATCTCGCTATGGCCGCCACGCTCGCGGCCGGACTCGACGGCATCAAAAACGAAACTGACCCGGGCGAGCCAACGACGAAAAATGCGTACAACGAAGACTACGAGACGCTCCCGCGGACGCTGTGGGGCGCGTTACAGCACTTAGAGCAAGACGAAGTGCTCCGTGACGCGCTTGGCGACGATCTCGTCACCGAGTTCATCAAAATCAAGCGCGACGAGTTTGACCGCTACCAGAACCACGTCACGTCGTGGGAGCGCGACGAGTATTTAGACGAGTTCTAG
- a CDS encoding helix-turn-helix domain-containing protein, with translation MLEYTFSIKHRGCWTEAVNVTFPDIEATIIYSYRLGSTSVTMIEATNVADPDAFVAWLSDHEVMTTAHLINYDEAQQTAFVSLAGDYDTETEPVLNVLLRNECFPTVPSTVENGWEHWSVVASSHELVSKAHKDLSELGTVEVESLKSPELDRMLTGLTEVKQAVQNLSPRQREVLGRAIDEGYYDSPRACKLAELAELDSANTSTVGEHLRRSEAKILKAVKPLLTKEANA, from the coding sequence ATGCTCGAATACACCTTTAGCATCAAACATCGAGGATGCTGGACGGAAGCTGTCAACGTCACGTTTCCCGACATCGAAGCGACGATAATCTATTCCTATCGCCTGGGAAGCACGAGCGTGACGATGATTGAGGCGACCAACGTCGCAGACCCGGATGCGTTCGTCGCGTGGCTTTCTGACCACGAAGTGATGACGACAGCCCACCTCATCAACTACGACGAAGCCCAACAGACGGCGTTCGTGAGTCTCGCTGGCGACTACGACACCGAGACGGAGCCGGTGCTCAACGTCCTCCTGCGAAACGAATGTTTCCCGACTGTCCCTTCGACGGTCGAAAACGGGTGGGAACACTGGAGCGTCGTGGCTTCCTCACACGAACTCGTGAGCAAAGCCCACAAAGACTTGAGCGAGCTTGGAACCGTCGAGGTCGAATCGCTCAAATCCCCTGAACTCGACCGGATGCTCACTGGATTGACGGAAGTAAAACAAGCCGTCCAGAACCTCTCACCTCGCCAGCGAGAGGTGTTGGGTCGGGCCATCGACGAGGGCTACTACGACTCGCCGCGAGCGTGTAAGCTGGCCGAACTCGCGGAACTCGATTCTGCGAACACTTCGACGGTTGGCGAGCATTTGCGTCGGTCTGAAGCGAAAATCCTCAAAGCCGTAAAACCGCTGCTCACCAAAGAAGCGAACGCCTAG